From the genome of Bacillus sp. SM2101:
ACATATTATCAATCATTAAATAAGGTTGAATCAAAACGTGAAAAAGAAAATAGACAAATCACTGAGCGAATGACAACGATCCATAAAGAGAGTAAAGGACGTTATGGGGCTCCAAAAATTCACCATCAACTAACAGAAGAAGGAATACACATCAGTTTGAAACGTGTTCAACGTTTAATGAAAAAAGCTGATATCCACTCTATTGTTAAAAAGAAATTCCGTCCATATAGTTCAAACGAGAAAGTTGTAAATCGAGAAAACATCTTGAAAAGAGATTTTTCAACTGCATCAATTAATGAAAAGTGGGTGGCTGATATAACTTATGTGCATACGGTGAAAGACGGATGGTGCTATTTAGCATCGGTGATGGATTTACATTCGCGAAAGATTGTCGGCTATTCCTTTTCAGAGGAAATGACAACAGACGTCGTAATAAAAGCTCTAGAAAACGCTTACGTAACTCAATTACCACCCGAAGGGTTAATTCTACATACTGACCTAGGTTCACAATATACAAGCCAAGCATTTACTGATCGTATTAAATCTTATGGTATAACACACTCCTTTAGCCAAAAAGGATGCCCTTATGATAACGCCTGTATTGAATCTTTCCACGCTATATTGAAGAAAGAAGAAGTAAATCATGTTCAATATCTAGACTATAAAACTGCCAATATCGCCATCTTTGAATTTATCGAAGCATGGTATAACAGAAAAAGAAAGCATAGCAGCATTGCTTATAAAACACCTCAAGCAATAGAAGAACTATTCAAAGACTCTGCATAAAACTTAATCTTTTTGTGTCCAAGATATTGACTCCAATCCATTCTTTGAGGAATTTCTTTATTATATTTATAATAAATTTTATGCTCTAAACTTGCCCAGAAATCCATGGCGATAGTACGTATTTGAATTTCAACAGGAACCAAATCTTCTCTATCAGACATAAAAATAGGAATTTGGATAATTAAATGAAGACTTTGATAGCCATTTGATTTTGGTTTTTTGATATAATCCTTACTTTCAATTACCGTTATATCTTTTTGTTGTTCTAACATGTCTTTTATTTTATAAATATCAGATATAAAAGAACAAGTTATGCGAATTCCCGCAATATCCATAATATTTTCTCTTATATTAGTTAATGATAGATCAAGACCTTTTCTTTCAATCTTTTTTAAGATGCTTTCTGGAGACTTCAATCGAGAGTTAGTATGCTCAATGGGATTATAATCGTGTATATATTGAAATTCTTGTTTTAGTATATCAATTTTCGTACTTACTTCAGCTAAAGCAAACTTGTATGACATCATAAAACGAATTAAGTCTTTTTTTAATAGTCCCAACTGCGTTGATTTCATATTCATAGTTGTCACCCTTTTCATATTTTTTACCTGTTAAAATAGATAGTTGTTATTGCTAGACCTTTGTTTTATACATGTTAAATCTTTTTCTATAATGTAGGAGGAATAATTATGATAAATGCGTATGCTGATATCTGAAATAAAATAAGAATGATAGCAAGTGCTTTATAGTTTTCATTCAACCGCCGTAGTTAGCGAGTGTTTTTTGAATCAACTTAATAACTACGGCGAATGAAAACATTCCATTCAATTAGTTATACCTATATTTCTTAAACTTCCTCTGGTGCATGTGTCCTTTTAATAAATAGCCCTAATATTAATGCTCCTATTGATAAGAAAAATCCTAAGAGAAATGAATTATGCAAACCAGCGACCACAGAGTTTATCATTTCAACAGGTTCGCTCGGATCTATTGATGATTTCAAGTAAGCATTAGAACCTGAATTCATGATACTAATGAATAATGCTGTACCAATTGCTCCTGCTATTTGTTGAACAGTAGATATTACAGCTGTCCCGTGTGCATATAAATTTTTGGGTAGTTGATTTAGGCCAGTTGTTTGCGCTGGCATCATCACCGTAGCAATGGAAACCATTAATAATATGTGTAGAAAAACTACATAACCAATTGACCATGATGAACTGACTCCAGTAAATAACAATAATGATAAGCTTAATAGTGACAGACCAGTAATTACTAATACT
Proteins encoded in this window:
- a CDS encoding IS3 family transposase, with product TYYQSLNKVESKREKENRQITERMTTIHKESKGRYGAPKIHHQLTEEGIHISLKRVQRLMKKADIHSIVKKKFRPYSSNEKVVNRENILKRDFSTASINEKWVADITYVHTVKDGWCYLASVMDLHSRKIVGYSFSEEMTTDVVIKALENAYVTQLPPEGLILHTDLGSQYTSQAFTDRIKSYGITHSFSQKGCPYDNACIESFHAILKKEEVNHVQYLDYKTANIAIFEFIEAWYNRKRKHSSIAYKTPQAIEELFKDSA
- a CDS encoding GTP pyrophosphokinase family protein, translating into MNMKSTQLGLLKKDLIRFMMSYKFALAEVSTKIDILKQEFQYIHDYNPIEHTNSRLKSPESILKKIERKGLDLSLTNIRENIMDIAGIRITCSFISDIYKIKDMLEQQKDITVIESKDYIKKPKSNGYQSLHLIIQIPIFMSDREDLVPVEIQIRTIAMDFWASLEHKIYYKYNKEIPQRMDWSQYLGHKKIKFYAESLNSSSIA